The following are encoded in a window of Paenibacillaceae bacterium GAS479 genomic DNA:
- a CDS encoding Predicted PurR-regulated permease PerM yields MEKWTQNRILMTLVYIILGLLALFLLLLMKPVLMNLYRFASAILTPFLIAMVISYVLHPIVSLLSARRVPRSMAVLLIYTVFFSALTVILINLIPMVAGQMHELGEHAPELTMRAQSLVNDFNNTSFLPDSFRDALIRALMAMEKRLAESTTDFINNIGSMLNAVFLLFIIPFLVFYILKDFEVMERTVIAYVPKSHRKQIVRMFKDIDEALGSYIRGQFLVCLIVGVLAYAGYSLIGLPYALMLAAIVAVTNVIPYLGPFIGAAPALLVASTVSFKMMLLVLIVNMICQILEGNVISPQVVGRTLHIHPLMIIFALLVGGELAGIPGMILAVPVFAALKVILQHVFAYYVRRRTV; encoded by the coding sequence TTGGAAAAATGGACACAAAACCGCATACTGATGACTCTCGTTTATATAATCCTCGGGCTCTTGGCACTATTCCTGCTTTTGCTTATGAAGCCGGTGCTGATGAATCTGTATCGGTTCGCAAGCGCCATATTGACCCCGTTCCTGATTGCGATGGTCATCTCGTATGTGCTGCATCCAATCGTAAGCCTGCTGAGCGCCAGACGGGTGCCGCGTTCAATGGCAGTACTGCTTATTTACACGGTGTTCTTTTCAGCGCTTACGGTCATCCTGATCAATCTGATTCCGATGGTAGCAGGGCAAATGCATGAGCTTGGTGAGCATGCCCCAGAGCTGACGATGCGAGCTCAGAGCCTCGTCAACGATTTCAACAACACTTCTTTCCTGCCGGACAGTTTTCGCGACGCTCTAATTCGTGCGCTGATGGCAATGGAGAAGCGATTGGCCGAGTCCACAACGGATTTCATCAACAATATCGGATCGATGCTGAACGCAGTTTTCCTGCTGTTCATCATTCCGTTCCTGGTTTTTTATATTCTCAAAGACTTCGAGGTTATGGAGCGCACCGTCATCGCATACGTGCCTAAGAGCCATCGCAAGCAAATCGTACGCATGTTCAAAGATATTGACGAAGCGCTCGGCAGCTACATCCGGGGTCAGTTCCTCGTTTGTCTCATTGTCGGCGTTCTCGCGTACGCGGGTTATTCGTTGATTGGCCTCCCTTACGCATTGATGCTGGCTGCCATCGTCGCCGTAACCAATGTGATTCCGTACTTGGGTCCGTTTATCGGAGCTGCGCCAGCGCTGCTCGTTGCTTCCACCGTATCCTTCAAAATGATGCTGCTCGTCCTAATCGTCAACATGATCTGCCAAATTTTAGAGGGAAACGTCATCTCCCCGCAGGTGGTCGGGAGGACGCTGCATATCCATCCGCTCATGATTATTTTTGCTCTGCTGGTCGGTGG